In Brevibacillus brevis NBRC 100599, a single genomic region encodes these proteins:
- a CDS encoding EVE domain-containing protein yields the protein MNVTIEKSRYWIGVVSASHVKRGVLGGFAQLCHGKSAPLRRMSPGDWLIYYSPRTDLSKGEVLQAFTAIGQVADDKIYEYPMSESFVPYRRNIRYIPCREVKIATLLDQLTFTRGNRNWGYQFRYGHFEVGFEDFLTIAGAMIGDVEGIQHDVDNPYKRQDSKPTRQNRGEAND from the coding sequence ATGAATGTAACAATCGAGAAAAGTCGCTACTGGATTGGAGTTGTATCTGCTTCACATGTGAAAAGGGGGGTGCTGGGTGGATTCGCCCAGCTCTGCCATGGCAAGTCGGCACCATTGCGTCGGATGTCTCCTGGTGATTGGTTGATATACTACTCTCCACGAACAGACTTGTCTAAGGGGGAAGTGCTTCAAGCATTTACCGCCATTGGACAAGTGGCAGATGACAAAATCTACGAATATCCGATGTCCGAATCCTTTGTGCCGTATCGTCGGAATATCCGCTATATTCCGTGTCGCGAAGTGAAAATTGCCACTTTATTGGATCAGCTTACCTTCACGCGCGGGAATCGAAATTGGGGGTATCAATTCCGCTATGGTCACTTTGAAGTCGGGTTCGAAGATTTTCTGACGATTGCTGGCGCAATGATTGGCGATGTGGAAGGTATCCAGCATGACGTCGACAATCCGTATAAGCGGCAGGATTCTAAACCTACTAGACAAAATAGAGGTGAAGCAAATGACTGA